The following proteins are co-located in the Polystyrenella longa genome:
- a CDS encoding 1-phosphofructokinase family hexose kinase: MIGVVGLTPAWQQIMVFNDLKLDDVNRATEVHWCASGKVLNCGLAIHSLGGNAVTFSPAGGMNGEAMKRRFEKSGARAVWIDSTVETRVCTTVISQTDNRITELVENSRNMPQQELDAYLSCIEQAADDFNLFVLTGSLPEATDPNYYRSILEKCDKPAICDFRGPGLRAILDMNPLVVKPNRSELEMTLGRPLESETDLLAGMQELLEAGAQWVLVTQGGEDLYLASINKSYKYSSLAVPVVNAIGCGDCFTGGLAWALDAGMSVPDAVPFGIAAAADNLQQLLPAELNERRVRNLAAQVKRTEI; this comes from the coding sequence GTGATTGGTGTGGTCGGACTGACCCCTGCCTGGCAGCAGATTATGGTTTTCAATGACCTGAAGCTGGATGATGTCAATCGGGCTACCGAAGTGCATTGGTGCGCCTCTGGCAAAGTCCTCAACTGCGGTCTGGCGATTCACAGCCTCGGCGGTAACGCGGTTACCTTCTCTCCCGCCGGTGGGATGAACGGTGAAGCAATGAAGCGTCGGTTTGAAAAATCAGGAGCCCGCGCCGTCTGGATCGATTCCACTGTCGAAACACGCGTGTGCACGACTGTTATTTCCCAGACAGATAACAGGATCACGGAACTCGTCGAGAATTCCCGCAATATGCCACAGCAGGAGTTGGATGCGTATCTCAGCTGCATTGAACAAGCAGCCGATGACTTCAATCTGTTCGTGCTGACTGGGTCGCTTCCTGAAGCCACCGATCCTAACTACTACCGGTCGATTCTGGAAAAATGCGATAAACCGGCTATTTGCGATTTTCGAGGACCGGGTTTGAGAGCGATTCTCGATATGAATCCGCTCGTCGTGAAACCGAATCGCTCCGAGCTTGAAATGACTTTGGGACGTCCGCTTGAATCCGAAACGGACCTTCTTGCGGGGATGCAGGAACTATTGGAAGCGGGAGCACAGTGGGTTCTGGTTACTCAAGGGGGAGAGGACTTGTACCTTGCGTCGATAAACAAAAGTTATAAATATAGCTCGCTGGCTGTCCCTGTCGTCAATGCCATCGGTTGCGGAGACTGCTTCACTGGCGGACTCGCCTGGGCACTCGACGCGGGAATGTCAGTTCCTGACGCCGTTCCATTCGGTATCGCCGCGGCGGCAGATAACTTGCAACAACTTCTTCCCGCAGAGCTTAATGAACGACGTGTTCGGAATCTTGCCGCACAGGTGAAACGAACAGAGATATGA
- a CDS encoding cupin domain-containing protein, whose amino-acid sequence MQQNLFGNIPSSLPDELIETLASGDKVRVERIVSQGHHSAEDFWYDQEEAEWVLLLKGNARLVFQDPAEAVELQPGDYVLIAAHRKHRVDWTAPDTQTIWLAVFFRESTDD is encoded by the coding sequence GTGCAACAGAATCTTTTTGGCAATATCCCCTCATCGCTTCCCGACGAGTTGATCGAGACTCTCGCTTCAGGCGATAAGGTGCGGGTCGAGCGAATTGTGTCGCAGGGACATCACAGCGCCGAGGACTTCTGGTACGATCAGGAAGAGGCAGAGTGGGTTCTCTTACTAAAAGGGAACGCCCGGTTAGTCTTTCAAGATCCTGCGGAAGCAGTGGAGTTGCAACCGGGGGATTATGTTCTCATTGCAGCTCATCGTAAACATCGTGTCGACTGGACCGCCCCAGATACGCAAACGATCTGGCTGGCGGTCTTTTTCAGAGAGTCGACAGACGATTAA
- a CDS encoding UbiD family decarboxylase codes for MGYSNLNRCLTDLEQTRQLIRIDQEIDPYLEMAEIQRRVYQASGPALLFTNVKDCRFPMMSNLFGTLERTRWIFRNTLDAVRHLVDLKIDPMQFMRHPWQYRDVLGPALHMLPRKAFTGPVLKNRTSIDQLPKLVSWPKDGGPFITLPQVYTEHPDKPSLMNSNLGMYRVQLSGNEYAHNTEIGMHYQIHRSIGVHHAAAIEKGEPLRVNIFVGGAPAMTLAAVMPLPEGMSELTFAGALSGKSIRMVPQRVGPAVYGEADFCITGTIDPDRVLPEGPFGDHLGYYSDTHDFPVLKVEHVYHRDGAVWPFTVVGRPPQEDTSFGALIHEITGPAIPSVIKGVHAVNAVDASGVHPLLLAIGSERYVPYAQDRTPQELLTCANAILGQGQLSLAKYLFIVAKEDNPALDIHKIPDFLSHLLSRVDWTRDLHFQTRTTMDTLDYSGTGLNAGSKLVIAAAGKVKRELPTEMPSGIVLPDRFTDAQFVLPGALAVQGPEYVDGNDDLKQFCQFYNRDATINQFPLIVIVDDASFLAATLNNFLWATFTRSNPATDIEGIDSFTDQKHWGCHGSLVIDARLKPHHQEPLVEDSDISRRVDALAVTGGPLHGII; via the coding sequence ATGGGATATTCAAATTTAAACCGTTGTCTGACCGATCTGGAACAGACCCGTCAATTGATTCGTATCGACCAGGAAATTGATCCGTATCTCGAAATGGCAGAAATACAACGCCGTGTCTACCAGGCAAGTGGTCCGGCGTTACTGTTTACGAATGTTAAAGATTGCCGTTTTCCCATGATGTCTAATCTTTTCGGCACTCTCGAGCGCACCCGCTGGATCTTTCGAAACACTTTAGATGCGGTTCGTCATCTAGTCGATCTGAAAATCGATCCGATGCAATTTATGAGACATCCCTGGCAATACAGGGATGTCTTAGGCCCTGCCTTACACATGCTACCTCGGAAGGCATTCACCGGACCAGTCCTCAAAAACCGGACCTCCATCGATCAACTTCCGAAACTCGTCAGTTGGCCCAAAGATGGGGGACCCTTCATCACTCTCCCTCAGGTTTACACTGAGCATCCCGATAAGCCTTCACTGATGAACTCCAATTTAGGAATGTACAGAGTCCAGTTGTCGGGGAATGAATACGCTCACAATACAGAAATCGGAATGCATTATCAGATCCATCGCAGCATCGGTGTGCATCATGCCGCAGCAATTGAGAAGGGGGAACCGCTCCGGGTGAATATCTTTGTTGGTGGTGCGCCAGCGATGACATTAGCCGCGGTGATGCCTTTACCGGAAGGAATGTCGGAGCTCACCTTTGCCGGAGCGTTATCGGGAAAATCAATTCGAATGGTGCCTCAACGAGTTGGTCCCGCAGTTTATGGTGAAGCGGACTTCTGCATCACCGGTACGATAGATCCAGATCGAGTTCTTCCTGAAGGCCCATTTGGAGACCATCTGGGTTATTACAGCGACACACATGATTTCCCCGTGTTGAAAGTCGAACACGTCTATCATCGCGACGGAGCAGTATGGCCCTTTACCGTCGTCGGACGCCCACCTCAGGAGGACACTTCATTTGGAGCTCTGATTCACGAGATCACCGGCCCCGCGATTCCCTCTGTGATTAAAGGTGTTCATGCCGTTAATGCGGTGGATGCCTCAGGAGTGCATCCTTTGTTACTCGCGATTGGAAGTGAGCGGTACGTCCCCTACGCACAGGATCGCACCCCTCAGGAATTATTGACCTGTGCCAACGCAATTTTAGGTCAGGGGCAACTTTCGCTCGCGAAGTATTTATTCATCGTCGCGAAGGAAGACAACCCGGCACTCGACATTCACAAAATTCCCGACTTCCTGAGCCATCTTCTGTCGAGAGTCGATTGGACGCGCGACTTACATTTCCAGACACGTACTACCATGGACACACTCGATTATTCCGGCACTGGCCTAAACGCGGGTTCTAAGTTGGTGATCGCCGCTGCTGGAAAAGTAAAACGCGAACTTCCCACAGAAATGCCCAGCGGAATTGTGCTTCCAGACAGGTTCACCGATGCGCAGTTTGTCCTTCCGGGAGCCTTGGCAGTGCAGGGGCCTGAGTATGTAGATGGAAACGATGACCTGAAACAGTTCTGTCAGTTCTATAACCGTGATGCGACCATCAATCAGTTTCCATTGATTGTCATCGTGGACGACGCGTCCTTTTTGGCGGCGACATTGAATAACTTCCTATGGGCGACATTTACACGTTCCAATCCCGCCACAGACATCGAAGGGATTGATTCCTTTACGGATCAGAAACATTGGGGCTGCCATGGTTCGCTCGTGATTGATGCTCGCTTAAAACCGCATCATCAGGAACCACTCGTCGAAGATTCAGACATCTCCCGTCGTGTTGATGCTCTGGCGGTAACAGGTGGTCCGTTACACGGAATTATCTGA
- a CDS encoding SGNH/GDSL hydrolase family protein, with translation MSVESNQGKPNEAHSEQVIVLGASNVAISLSRLVHSIRKSIPAERPLNLLIAGGHGRSYGMTSRVLARSLPGIRNCGIWDALETIRQQEPRNSSLRPKALLTDVGNDLIYGVAVERLVGWVETCLERLQKYQADIVMTGIPLQSLARLSPLRYTMTQKMFFPTNSSEHGKMVGQATELNEQLELLAEKYHAAFEPQPGDWFGFDPIHFRGRQRPFIWQKLCQHWSEFDAERTDWKSNPFQTAQSWRWKPAQRGLFGKSQTTHQPCFEDQQMKLYLY, from the coding sequence GTGTCTGTCGAAAGTAATCAGGGCAAACCAAACGAAGCTCATTCCGAACAGGTAATCGTTCTGGGAGCCAGCAACGTTGCGATCTCGCTCTCCCGGCTAGTTCATTCCATACGAAAATCGATTCCCGCCGAAAGACCTCTGAACCTGTTGATCGCCGGCGGACATGGACGATCTTATGGTATGACTTCGCGTGTTCTAGCCCGGTCGCTTCCCGGTATCCGGAATTGTGGCATCTGGGATGCCCTGGAAACAATTCGACAACAAGAACCCAGAAATTCCTCCCTCCGTCCCAAGGCATTACTCACTGATGTGGGAAATGACTTGATCTATGGCGTGGCGGTAGAACGACTTGTAGGCTGGGTGGAGACGTGTCTGGAGCGGTTGCAGAAATATCAGGCGGACATCGTCATGACAGGAATTCCGCTACAGAGTCTGGCTCGGCTCTCCCCATTGCGGTACACAATGACTCAGAAAATGTTTTTTCCGACGAATTCGAGTGAGCATGGAAAGATGGTCGGCCAGGCAACCGAACTCAACGAACAACTCGAACTCCTTGCAGAAAAGTATCATGCCGCTTTCGAACCGCAACCGGGAGACTGGTTTGGGTTTGATCCGATTCATTTCCGAGGTCGGCAGCGACCGTTCATCTGGCAGAAACTTTGCCAACACTGGTCTGAATTTGATGCTGAACGAACAGACTGGAAGTCCAATCCATTCCAAACGGCACAAAGTTGGCGATGGAAACCGGCGCAACGTGGGTTGTTCGGAAAATCACAAACAACCCATCAACCTTGTTTCGAAGACCAGCAGATGAAGCTTTACTTGTACTAA
- the pelA gene encoding pectate lyase — protein MRRLFVLGVLLFGWMFSLCLPLVAEKADDSQAKPLQLAMEKQYEPLDLSLFRDSIGHWETKDGRVHQFDRYRPDQIVHIAENFLRFQNEDGGWAKNVDWLTKADTQAIQKIRGGAMGSSTLDNRNTYPQIDYLSKVYQITRLDRYREGAERGLQYILNEQNASGGWRGKDVDAITYNDDVMTGVMRLLLQIRNQESQFEWINSELRSQLETSLARAIQVTLDCQIEVNGKKTAWCQQHDHKTLKATKARAYELPSITPSESTEVVRFLMTLPNPSEDVIAAVGAAVAWIDEVKIEGIRVQKISIDPIVFEHHTTTFDRIVVSDPDAPPIWARYYEIDTNQPFFCNRDGKKVYQLSDVHLERRTGYGWYTYKPAHVLFSEYANWKKQIAAN, from the coding sequence ATGCGTCGTTTGTTTGTACTCGGTGTGCTGTTATTCGGTTGGATGTTTTCGCTCTGTCTCCCTCTGGTCGCCGAGAAAGCTGACGATTCGCAGGCCAAACCGCTTCAGCTTGCTATGGAGAAACAGTACGAACCGCTGGATCTCAGTTTGTTTCGAGACAGCATCGGACACTGGGAAACCAAGGATGGTCGAGTGCATCAATTCGATCGCTATCGCCCTGACCAAATCGTGCACATTGCCGAGAACTTCCTCAGATTCCAGAACGAAGATGGGGGCTGGGCTAAGAATGTCGACTGGTTGACCAAAGCCGATACGCAAGCGATTCAAAAAATCCGCGGCGGGGCAATGGGATCCAGTACCCTCGATAACCGAAACACCTACCCGCAGATCGACTATCTCTCGAAGGTTTACCAAATAACCCGTCTCGATCGATATCGGGAAGGGGCCGAACGAGGTTTACAATACATTCTCAATGAACAGAATGCCTCTGGCGGTTGGCGTGGTAAAGATGTCGACGCAATCACGTACAACGATGATGTCATGACGGGCGTGATGCGATTGCTTCTGCAAATCAGAAATCAGGAATCCCAATTCGAATGGATTAATTCCGAACTTCGTAGTCAACTGGAGACTTCACTCGCCCGCGCGATACAGGTGACGCTTGATTGTCAGATTGAAGTGAACGGAAAGAAAACAGCCTGGTGCCAGCAGCACGATCATAAAACGTTAAAAGCAACGAAGGCCCGCGCCTATGAACTTCCTTCGATCACTCCTTCTGAAAGCACCGAGGTGGTTCGCTTCCTGATGACTTTGCCTAATCCGAGCGAAGACGTCATTGCCGCTGTTGGTGCCGCCGTTGCCTGGATTGATGAAGTGAAGATTGAAGGAATTCGCGTGCAAAAGATATCGATCGATCCAATTGTGTTTGAGCACCACACCACGACCTTTGACCGAATCGTCGTGTCCGATCCCGACGCTCCCCCCATCTGGGCGCGGTATTACGAAATCGATACGAATCAGCCCTTCTTCTGTAATCGAGACGGGAAGAAAGTCTATCAACTTTCCGATGTTCATCTGGAACGGCGTACTGGATACGGTTGGTACACCTACAAGCCGGCGCACGTTCTCTTCAGCGAATACGCAAACTGGAAAAAACAAATCGCCGCGAATTGA
- a CDS encoding glycoside hydrolase family protein produces the protein MTPLRLLTMLVVCLSSFPVCAEDAIDIGDRRELLIDHALTEKMSGEVELRLHHPVAREVALTLNEPWEGNSSGYPTVIKDGDLFRMYYCGHRFVVDPDDPPLRMEHSEVTCYAESRDGIHWSKPNLNLFKWGNYEKNNIVWLGGAENHNFSPFIDTNPAADPQTRFKAVGGTITSKGIYSFQSADGIHWSKLSTKPIITQGPFDSHNTCFWDSVHERYCIYIRHVARDLRLVMVAYSEDFKTWTEPVELEYPDSPPQQMYTNHVLPYHRAPHILMGFPTRYVARSNTKHVASLPPLDLRSDFLNLYERGGTDLTDGLFMTSRDGQVFNRWDEAFFRPGPQGEGRWIYGDNYQTYGVWETESAEPGGGMELSTQFSEGYWRENEHQLRRYTVRLDGFVSLNAKYAGGELITKPVIFKGNKLEINYATSAAGSLRVELQDASGQPIPGFSLDDCPELFGDSTSQQVTWNSETDIGKLAGTPVRLRFVLSDGDLYSYRFHQMAD, from the coding sequence ATGACACCACTACGCCTGCTCACCATGTTGGTCGTCTGCTTGTCATCATTCCCAGTCTGTGCTGAAGATGCCATCGACATTGGCGACCGCCGTGAACTTCTGATTGACCACGCTTTGACCGAAAAGATGAGTGGTGAGGTCGAGCTTCGTCTGCATCATCCCGTTGCCCGCGAGGTCGCGTTGACGCTCAACGAACCTTGGGAGGGGAACAGTAGTGGATATCCGACCGTCATCAAAGATGGCGATCTCTTCCGGATGTATTACTGTGGTCACCGATTCGTTGTGGACCCTGATGATCCTCCGTTGCGGATGGAGCACTCCGAAGTCACCTGCTACGCAGAAAGCAGGGACGGCATTCACTGGAGCAAACCCAATCTGAATCTCTTCAAATGGGGGAATTACGAAAAGAACAATATTGTCTGGCTGGGCGGAGCGGAAAATCACAACTTTTCCCCTTTCATTGACACCAATCCAGCCGCTGACCCTCAGACAAGATTTAAGGCTGTCGGGGGCACCATTACGTCGAAAGGGATTTACTCGTTCCAGTCGGCCGATGGAATTCACTGGTCGAAGTTAAGCACGAAACCGATCATCACGCAGGGGCCGTTCGACTCGCACAACACCTGTTTCTGGGACTCCGTCCATGAACGGTATTGCATTTACATTAGACATGTTGCCCGAGATCTCCGCTTGGTGATGGTTGCCTATTCGGAAGACTTTAAGACTTGGACCGAGCCAGTCGAACTCGAATATCCCGATTCTCCCCCTCAGCAGATGTATACAAACCATGTGCTTCCCTATCATCGCGCTCCACACATCTTGATGGGGTTTCCGACTCGATATGTGGCGCGTTCCAATACCAAACACGTTGCCTCCCTCCCTCCGCTCGATCTTCGAAGTGATTTTCTTAACCTCTATGAGCGAGGCGGAACGGATCTGACGGACGGTCTGTTTATGACGAGTCGCGATGGGCAAGTTTTTAATCGTTGGGATGAAGCCTTTTTCCGACCCGGTCCGCAAGGGGAAGGGCGTTGGATTTATGGCGACAACTATCAGACTTATGGTGTTTGGGAAACGGAATCTGCCGAACCGGGTGGCGGAATGGAACTTTCGACCCAGTTCAGCGAAGGCTATTGGCGGGAAAACGAACATCAGTTGCGGCGGTACACCGTTCGACTGGATGGCTTCGTCTCACTTAATGCGAAATATGCGGGCGGCGAGCTGATCACTAAGCCGGTGATCTTCAAAGGGAACAAGCTCGAAATCAACTATGCCACTTCAGCGGCGGGTAGCCTTCGAGTGGAATTACAAGATGCCAGTGGCCAGCCTATTCCCGGATTTTCGCTGGATGATTGTCCTGAACTGTTTGGTGACAGCACGTCCCAGCAGGTTACCTGGAATTCCGAAACCGATATTGGCAAGCTCGCCGGTACTCCCGTCCGTTTGCGATTCGTCCTGTCCGATGGCGATCTGTATTCGTACCGTTTTCATCAGATGGCGGACTGA
- a CDS encoding superoxide dismutase, protein MAYSLPDLPYAQDALEPHIDAKTMEIHHGKHHQAYISKVNAALEGHPELADKSIDDLMSDLNAVPEAIRGAVRNNGGGHSNHSLFWTVIGPNAGGEPTGELADAIKSTFGSFDEFKTKFGDAAATRFGSGWAWLSVDGGKLVIESTPNQDTPLSEGRTPILGLDVWEHAYYLNYQNRRPDYISAFWAVVNWDAVAERYAAAK, encoded by the coding sequence ATGGCCTATAGTCTTCCTGATCTACCCTACGCACAGGACGCCCTGGAACCTCACATCGATGCAAAAACGATGGAGATTCACCATGGGAAACATCACCAGGCGTACATCTCTAAAGTAAATGCCGCCTTGGAAGGGCATCCCGAACTGGCTGACAAGTCGATCGACGACTTGATGAGCGATCTGAATGCCGTTCCCGAAGCAATCCGCGGTGCCGTCCGCAACAATGGTGGCGGACACTCGAACCACTCTCTGTTCTGGACCGTTATCGGACCTAACGCAGGTGGCGAACCCACTGGCGAACTAGCAGATGCTATCAAATCAACCTTCGGAAGCTTCGACGAATTCAAAACCAAATTCGGCGATGCTGCAGCCACTCGTTTCGGTAGTGGTTGGGCTTGGTTGTCCGTCGATGGTGGCAAACTGGTAATCGAAAGTACTCCCAACCAGGATACTCCCCTGTCCGAAGGTCGCACCCCGATCCTCGGCCTGGACGTCTGGGAACACGCATATTACCTGAACTACCAGAACCGACGTCCCGACTACATCTCCGCTTTCTGGGCGGTCGTCAATTGGGACGCCGTCGCCGAGCGATACGCAGCCGCCAAATAA
- a CDS encoding glycosyltransferase family 2 protein, producing the protein MSSCRYLTALPVFNEVNHVRGVLEKVSEFSQDILAVDDGSSDGTSAVLDDLAQSNLPVASKLTVVRHPQNQGYGAALVTAFNYAIEHGYDGLVTIDCDGQHQPQLIPELVAALEFESNDPWDIVSGSRYLKQFDGDSTPPIDRRRINIFITEQFNQQFGLNLTDTFCGFKAYRTEALKKLNITDTGYAMPLQVWVQAALQKLRITEFAIPLVYLDEERSFGGSLDDSNKRLAYYQEVIDQELARMNQSEKSQFDSSATSCGSHPCDENI; encoded by the coding sequence ATGTCATCCTGCCGATACCTGACCGCCCTTCCGGTTTTCAACGAAGTCAATCACGTCCGTGGCGTTCTCGAAAAGGTAAGCGAATTCAGCCAGGATATCCTGGCAGTCGATGACGGTTCGTCCGACGGTACCTCCGCGGTACTCGACGATCTCGCTCAAAGCAATTTACCGGTCGCTTCCAAGCTGACCGTGGTGCGACATCCCCAGAACCAAGGGTATGGAGCGGCACTGGTAACCGCGTTCAACTACGCCATCGAGCACGGCTACGACGGATTGGTCACGATTGATTGTGACGGACAGCATCAACCGCAGTTGATTCCCGAACTGGTTGCGGCTCTCGAATTCGAGTCGAATGATCCCTGGGACATCGTGTCTGGCAGTCGCTATCTCAAACAGTTTGACGGGGACAGCACCCCACCCATCGACCGTCGTCGCATTAACATCTTTATCACCGAACAGTTTAATCAGCAGTTCGGATTAAATTTGACAGACACCTTCTGCGGATTTAAGGCTTACCGCACCGAAGCTCTGAAAAAGCTGAACATTACCGATACCGGTTATGCCATGCCACTGCAGGTTTGGGTGCAAGCTGCTTTGCAGAAACTTCGGATCACTGAGTTCGCGATTCCACTGGTTTATCTCGACGAAGAACGTTCATTTGGCGGTTCTTTGGATGATTCCAATAAACGGCTGGCCTATTACCAGGAGGTCATCGATCAGGAACTGGCGAGGATGAATCAGAGCGAAAAATCTCAGTTTGATTCTTCTGCCACGTCTTGTGGATCTCACCCCTGTGACGAAAATATTTAG
- a CDS encoding PaaI family thioesterase: MNDESLPGLGTRDVPFLDLLGARPVKREDGTYELHLKIERKHLRPHGIVHGGVTASLLDTALGLTAGAAADTDHHMVTVQLNINYIRPTWEGEDVIARGELQHRGSKTAVVRGELRNADNQLIATATGTFMYLPLPKGTKVEKPN, encoded by the coding sequence ATGAATGACGAATCCCTTCCCGGTCTGGGAACGCGTGATGTCCCTTTTCTTGATTTGCTCGGTGCTCGTCCCGTCAAAAGAGAAGACGGAACCTACGAACTTCATCTAAAAATCGAACGAAAACACCTGCGCCCACATGGCATAGTTCATGGAGGTGTCACGGCCAGTCTGCTGGATACCGCCCTTGGATTAACAGCAGGTGCGGCTGCCGATACAGACCATCATATGGTGACAGTGCAATTGAATATCAATTACATCCGTCCTACCTGGGAAGGGGAAGATGTGATTGCTCGCGGAGAATTGCAACATCGTGGTAGCAAAACGGCCGTCGTCCGTGGTGAACTTCGGAACGCTGATAATCAGCTCATCGCCACGGCTACAGGCACATTCATGTACCTACCGTTACCCAAAGGAACGAAGGTTGAAAAACCGAATTAA
- a CDS encoding YkgJ family cysteine cluster protein produces the protein MNNSENEPEKSDSDADKPKPWYADGLKFKCTGCGNCCTGGPGAVWISDEEVKAMADHLELTTGEFRLMHTRLIGNRLSLREYANGDCVFFDGESRGCTIYPVRPIQCQTWPFWSSNISSEDMWRHVKRDCPGAGKGDFFTLEEIEERAQRFIL, from the coding sequence ATGAACAATTCCGAGAACGAACCAGAAAAATCAGACTCCGATGCCGATAAGCCGAAACCTTGGTACGCCGACGGGTTGAAATTCAAATGCACCGGCTGCGGTAACTGCTGCACAGGCGGTCCAGGTGCCGTCTGGATCAGTGATGAAGAGGTCAAAGCGATGGCTGATCACCTGGAACTGACCACCGGAGAATTTCGGCTGATGCACACCCGGTTAATAGGCAATCGGCTTTCCTTACGGGAATACGCCAACGGGGATTGTGTCTTTTTCGACGGAGAATCACGAGGTTGCACGATCTACCCCGTCCGCCCCATCCAATGCCAGACCTGGCCCTTCTGGAGTTCGAATATCTCTTCGGAAGATATGTGGCGGCACGTAAAAAGAGACTGCCCTGGAGCAGGCAAAGGCGACTTTTTTACTCTGGAAGAGATTGAAGAACGGGCACAGCGTTTCATTCTCTAG
- the ispG gene encoding (E)-4-hydroxy-3-methylbut-2-enyl-diphosphate synthase, with product MDLPRNPTRAVVIGNVIIGDGNPIAVQSMTATKTANIDATVEQIHALEEAGADIVRIAVDNKKEAAALIEIRKQTKANLSVDLQENYRLAEVVAPYVNKLRYNPGHLYHHEREKPWQDKVRYIAGIAADNDCAMRVGVNCGSVDPAKLDKYNPEDSISPMLESAFDHCEFLDSIGFTRYCVSLKDSDPRKVIEVNQRFAQERPEIPIHLGVTEAGMPPDGIIKTRIAFEQLISQGIGDTLRVSLTLPNPRKHEEIAAGRGILEDIANGRVRTVVDFGTNTLNIISCPSCSRVENEAFVDLAQDVRTMTEYAKEYAITIAVMGCRVNGPGETDDADLGLWCAPNYVNLKRGGEALGAFPYDEILPKLKAELDSLIEERSKEMV from the coding sequence TTGGATTTGCCGCGTAATCCAACCCGGGCAGTGGTGATTGGAAATGTCATCATCGGTGACGGTAATCCGATTGCCGTACAGAGCATGACTGCAACCAAAACAGCGAATATCGATGCCACCGTCGAGCAAATCCACGCCCTGGAAGAAGCGGGAGCCGATATTGTCCGGATTGCGGTCGACAATAAAAAAGAAGCGGCAGCCCTCATCGAAATTAGAAAACAGACGAAAGCAAACCTGTCTGTCGATTTGCAGGAAAACTACCGTCTTGCGGAAGTCGTAGCCCCCTACGTGAATAAGCTACGCTACAACCCCGGGCACCTTTACCACCACGAGCGGGAAAAACCGTGGCAGGACAAAGTTCGCTACATCGCCGGGATCGCTGCCGATAACGATTGCGCGATGCGAGTCGGGGTGAACTGCGGCTCAGTGGATCCGGCGAAGCTGGACAAGTACAACCCGGAAGATTCCATCTCACCTATGCTCGAAAGTGCATTCGACCATTGTGAATTTCTCGATTCCATTGGTTTCACTCGCTACTGTGTCTCCCTGAAAGATTCCGATCCGCGGAAGGTGATCGAAGTCAATCAACGCTTCGCACAGGAACGCCCCGAGATTCCAATTCATCTGGGTGTGACGGAAGCGGGCATGCCGCCCGATGGAATTATCAAAACGCGAATTGCTTTCGAGCAATTGATCAGCCAGGGCATTGGTGACACATTACGAGTTTCGTTGACATTACCTAATCCGCGTAAACATGAAGAAATCGCCGCCGGTCGTGGAATTCTGGAAGACATTGCCAACGGACGCGTTCGCACGGTCGTCGATTTTGGCACTAATACACTCAACATCATCAGCTGCCCCAGTTGCTCGCGTGTTGAGAACGAAGCCTTCGTCGATCTGGCTCAAGATGTCCGCACCATGACGGAATACGCGAAAGAATACGCGATCACCATCGCAGTAATGGGCTGCCGTGTGAACGGTCCCGGTGAAACAGATGATGCAGACCTCGGACTCTGGTGTGCCCCCAATTACGTCAACCTTAAACGGGGTGGCGAAGCATTAGGCGCTTTCCCCTATGACGAAATCCTGCCCAAGCTGAAAGCCGAACTTGACTCGTTGATTGAAGAACGATCGAAAGAAATGGTGTAG